The Candidatus Manganitrophaceae bacterium genomic sequence GGACCCCGCGGTCGAACCCGGCGACCTATTCCGGCGTCTTCAGCTTTGTTCGCGAGCTCTTCGCCCAGCTTCCCGAGTCGCGGATGCGCGGCTACAAATCGGGGCGCTACTCGTTCAACGTCAAAGGGGGGCGGTGCGAGGCGTGCCAGGGAGACGGGGTGATCAAGATCGAGATGCATTTTCTCCCCGACATCTATGTCACCTGCGAGGTCTGCAACGGCAAGCGGTACAACCGGGAGACGCTCGACATCCTCTACCGGGGAAAGAGCGTGGCCGATGTCCTCGACATGACGGTCGATGCGGCGCTCGAATTCTTTCAGGCCATTCCATTGATCAAGGCCAAGCTCCTCACCCTTCAAGAGGTGGGGTTGGGCTATGTGAAGCTCGGCCAGTCGGCGACGACCCTCTCGGGCGGCGAGGCGCAGCGGGTGAAGCTCTCCAAAGAGCTCTCGAAGCGGCCGACCGGGAAAACCCTCTATATCCTTGATGAGCCGACGACCGGGCTCCACTTCGCCGACATCCAACGGCTCCTCGATGTTCTCAATCGTTTCGCCGAGTCGGGAAATACGGTGGTGGTGATCGAGCATAATCTGGATGTGATCCGAAACGCCGATTGGGTCATCGATCTCGGCCCGGAGGGGGGGACCGGCGGCGGAGAGGTGGTTGCCACCGGCACCCCGGCGCAGGTCGCAGAGGCCGCGCGTTCCCATACCGGTCAATTCTTACGGAAGATGTTGAAGAATTAAGCTTTCAACCATCCGTGGTCCGCTGTCGGCGCAGTGGACGGCGGATCGTTTTCTTACTTCTTTTCATGAAGAATTTGTTGAATTCGTGCAGGGAGTTGGGGTATAAAAGACAATTACAGTTTTTTAATTTTAGATCATGAGGACGGGGGGACGAATGGCGACAGAGTTAGAGGTAAATCTCGATCCGGCGAAAACGCCGGACACGGTACGGCAGTCGACAATAGAGAAGCTGGTCTACAATAGCGCGGTGCCTGATCCGAAGATCGTAACGATCTTAATCCCAATCGTGCAGAAGGAGCCGGTCGAGTGGATCCAGAAGCTCGAAATGCGGCTGCTCAAACGCCTTCCGTTTAACCCGGAGACGATCGGCTCGATCGCCTCTCTTCTCTCCGTTCCTAAAAAAGAGATCCGCTTGGAGACGGCCATTCTCCTGAGAAACCTTCTGGTTCAGCTGGTGACGGAGAAGCGGAAGGATGACCGGCCTCTCTTCGAAGCGAAGCTGCGGGAGACGTTGATCGCGCGCCTTCGGGCCGAGGGGGACGGTCACAACCCGGTCTGGATGGAGCTTTATAAGACGCTGAGCTATTTCAGCGCGACCGAGGAGATCACCTCGCTTTTGATTGAGATGCTCCCCAAAGGGGGCGAGGAAGCGCTTTTACATTTCGCCCAGTATACCCAGGGGAAATATCCTCCAGCGGGGCTCGAGACGCTCTTGACCAACGCCGAGACGGTGAAGGAAGACGACACGGCGATTCACATCATGAGGGCCTTCATCCAAACGCTGCCGAAAGAGGGACCGTCGATCGGATATCCGAGCACCGAGCCGATGATCCGCGTTCTCATCAACGCGTTGACGAATCGGAGCGAGAATATCCGCAAAGAGGCGGCGATCGCCCTGGCCTCTCGGGCAAAGGTCGCCCGGAAGGAGAAGAAAACGATCCCGCTTGAAAGCGAGGTGTGGGAGGCGCTCTTCAATCTGTATCAGCTCCGGCTGCCGTCGACCACCGCCCTCGACAAGGATCATGCGAGAGAGGGGCTCCGGAATCTGCCGGCCGATGCGGCCCGGCTCGCCAAGCTCTTCGAATTGATGCACCGCGTTCAGGACGAGCTGCAAAAGCAGAATGTCGTCGGTCTCATCGGGACCTTCAAGACCCCGGAGACCCGCGCCGAGCTGATCCGGATGGTAAAGGTGAACTTTACCGGCCTGCGGCTTGAAGCGCAGAAGACGACCATCGATGCCATCTCCGGCTTCGTTCCGGATCAAGAGGTGGAGGCGGAGATGGAGAAGCTTCTGGAAGGAAAGGGGCTCCACGCCGACGTTCAGGCGAAGCTCGCCGACAAGCTCTTCTCCGAAATCCCGAGCCTGAAGGCCCGCCTGCTCCGCTGGCTCCGTGTGGACGAAAAGAGCAAACGGCCGGTGCTGGAGCGGTTTGACCTCCCGATGATGCATATCAAGGTGATCGAATCGGCCAAGAAGCTGCCGGGCGATGGCGACATCTGCAAAAAACTTTTAGAGATCGAGCCGATGTTGATGATGAACGATGCCAAGGTGAAATTGCACGAGACCCTTCGCGAGTTCCCGCAGGCGGCGAACATCAAGCCGGCGCAGATTCTGCCGATGGATCAGGTGGCCAAAACCTTGATCGGAATGATTGAGCCGTTAAACAGCGCCCGGATCGTTTTCGACGGTTTCACCCTTCCCGCTGAATTCGGCGGGAGCAAGGAGTTGGAGTTCGGGAATGTCCAGCAGGCGAAGGCGCAGGGACTCGGAATGGGGGCGGCCCAGATGGGGAAAGACTTCGTGAAGAAGATGATTGAGGATCTTTTTGCAGGCGATCTCGGCGAGTTTGCTCCGGCGGGGACGAAGTTTAAACTTTCGCAAGAAGACGAAGGACTTTTTACGGTGGCGGTGGCTGCTGCGGTGGCGGCGGCGAAACATTAAGCTTTTTTAGAGGCGATAGGAAGGGGCTCCGATTTCGGGGCCCCTTTTTATTTTTGTGCCAGGCACCGCTGATTGTTCTCCTCTTCCGTCTTCCGCAATCCGAAATCCGCCTTCCGCAATCGGCCTACCGCTCCTTCACCACCGCTTCGGCCGTCTGCTCTTTTCCGTCGCGGATAAAAAGGAGGGAGATCCGATCGCCCGGGTGGAGGGTCTTGAGCAGTTCGGAGAGGGCGCGGAGGTCATGGATCTGCGTCGTGCCGATCCGGACGATCCGATCCCCTTTCCGCAGCCCCGCCTGGTCGGCGGGCGATCCGGCGATCACCCCTTCGAGCTGGACCCCTTCTCCTTGATATCCAAAATCGGGAAGGGTTCCGAGGCTGACCTTTCTTCCGGGAACCGGCGGCGCTTCGCCGAGACGGCGCTGCGGGAGAAGGGAGGTCAGCGGGCCCGGCCGGGAGGTCAGATAGACGGTCGCCTCCTTCAGCACCGACGCGACCTTGATCAACCCTTCCCGGTCGATCTTGTCGGCGGTGTCGGAAGGACGGTGATAGTCGACATTCGGACCGCTGTGGAGCTGGATGGCGGGGACGCCGGCCTCGGCGAAGCTGACCTGGTCGCTCGCCCCGAGGTCTTTCGGCGCCGGTTGGATCGGCACGCCGGTCACGAAACCGGCGCCATTAAAAAGGTGGACCCATTCCTCGGCCGAGCCGGTGCCGAAGACGATCAGCTTGTTCGCACCGAGCCGCCCGACCGTGTCGAGATTGAGCATCCCGATCATCTTCTCGAGGGGAAAGTCTTTTGAATGGGCGACGAAATATTTCGACCCGCGGCGGCCCGCTTCCTCGCCGGAGAAGGCGACGAAAATGACCGTCCGCTCCGGCGGTCCTTCTTTCGCCAAGCTCCGCGCCAGCTCCAGTAAGACCGCCACCCCGCTCGCATTGTCGTCGGCGCCGGGGTGGATCTTTCCTCTGTTTTCTTGGCGGACGTCGGGCCAGCCCTGACCGAGGTGATCGTAGTGCGCCCCGACGACGATACTCTGACCGGCCCACTCCGGCTTTCGCCCCGGGAGCACGCCGATCACATTCTTCAACGTCGCCTCCCCTTCCGGCTCCCCTCCCCGCTCTTTCCAGCGCTGGAAATAACTCCCCTCCTCCCCGCCCGGCTGCAGTCCCGCTTCACGGAACTTCGTTGCGAGATAGTCCGCCGCCCGATCGAGCGCCGGCGTCCCGAACCCGCGCCCCTGTAATCCCTCGGCGGAGAGAAAGCGGATCTCCTCCATCATCCGGGCATCGGAAAAAGTCGCAGGAAGTTCTGCCAAGGCATGCCGCGCGGCGAGCTTGCCGCGCTCGACCGTCGCAGGGGTCCCCTTCTCCCCCTTCTCATTGAGGAGCAAGCGGGTCATCGGCGAGTCGCGGACCGGCCACTGCCCTTTCACGACGTTGGTCGGCTCGTCTCCCTCGAACGCAAGATAGCTGTAGGGACCGTAGTGCGGCAGCTTCCGCGCCAATCCGGGGAGCGCCGCGGCGCGGTCGGTGGTGATCCAGGTGAGCGAGCGGGCCGGATTGTCCGGATGCCGCGTCGTGAAGACGAGGGAGTGATTCGGAATCGGGATCGTGACGTTGTTGACCTTTAAGACCGTTTCTTGGAGGCCGGCCCCCTCCTTCGGCTGAACGCCGCCGATTTCCAGGTGGTAGTCGGCCAAGGCACCGACCATGTTTATCTTAAACCGATTGTTCCAGCCGAAGAGCCAGACCGCCCGATCGGAAGGAAGGGTAGCGACCTCGCTGTCGAGTTTGATCTCCAGCGCCATCGACTGCGTCTTCTTCCACTCCTCCGCGAGCTGTCGATATCCGTCGAGCAGCTCTTTCGAATCCGCCGATTCCGCGGCGGGGAGGAGGATCAATCCCTTCTCCGCCCCGAATGCGAGCGAGAGGGCGGCTGGGATCTCGTTTCGATCGAGCCGTCGGAAGAGATCGAACTCCGGATCGACATCGATCCGAAGGGGCCGGGCCGGAAGGGAGAGGGTGAAGGTCCGCTCCTTCGACTTCATTTCGACCGTCATCTGATACGCCGCGTCCCGCCCCGCCACCGTCACGGCGACCGGGACGCGCAGCTGATAGGCCGGACCCGCTTGGGTCTGCTCCAAGGTCGCGGTGAGGAGATATTTCTCTTCCTCCTGTTTCACCGTCGTCTCGGAGAGCTGAACGACCGGCGCGCCGGGCCGGGTGACCCACTGGTCGAATTCAGCCTGGAGGTCGCGTCCGGCGACGGCGGAGAAGGCCCGCTGGAGATCGGCGAAACCGGCCCGTTTGAACCGGTTCTCGCGATAAAACGCCTGAAGGCTTTTGATGAAGAGCGCATCTCCCAGCTGCTGCCGGAGCATGTGGAAGAACATCAACGTCTTGCCGTAGCCGACCGCTTCGGTGGCGGCGCTGTGGCGGCCGCGGAA encodes the following:
- a CDS encoding M20/M25/M40 family metallo-hydrolase, with protein sequence MKPLRYLFLLALIFVPAPLHAALHHEIKIALTPEKGRIEVTDTITLPEADPQLSFLLHAGLAPTSPTPGIKLTRKKKPSKSMVGLDPEGSGLQIPIEEYRVTLPAGERRLILKYQGAIDHPKEGGEAYGRSFDETPGALSPEGVFLASASLWYPWFNNDLITFTVDARMPKGWELISQGKRMKHLQKESGAEIRWESREPQEEIYLVGGPATEYRHPAGGVEALAFLRKPDPALAEKYLGVTGQYIDLYQQLIGPYPYKKFALVENFWETGYGMPSFTLLGSQVIRLPFILHSSYPHEILHNWWGNGVYVDFPTGNWSEGLTAYLADHLISEQRGGGPQARRASLQKYADYVAEATDFPLTAFRGRHSAATEAVGYGKTLMFFHMLRQQLGDALFIKSLQAFYRENRFKRAGFADLQRAFSAVAGRDLQAEFDQWVTRPGAPVVQLSETTVKQEEEKYLLTATLEQTQAGPAYQLRVPVAVTVAGRDAAYQMTVEMKSKERTFTLSLPARPLRIDVDPEFDLFRRLDRNEIPAALSLAFGAEKGLILLPAAESADSKELLDGYRQLAEEWKKTQSMALEIKLDSEVATLPSDRAVWLFGWNNRFKINMVGALADYHLEIGGVQPKEGAGLQETVLKVNNVTIPIPNHSLVFTTRHPDNPARSLTWITTDRAAALPGLARKLPHYGPYSYLAFEGDEPTNVVKGQWPVRDSPMTRLLLNEKGEKGTPATVERGKLAARHALAELPATFSDARMMEEIRFLSAEGLQGRGFGTPALDRAADYLATKFREAGLQPGGEEGSYFQRWKERGGEPEGEATLKNVIGVLPGRKPEWAGQSIVVGAHYDHLGQGWPDVRQENRGKIHPGADDNASGVAVLLELARSLAKEGPPERTVIFVAFSGEEAGRRGSKYFVAHSKDFPLEKMIGMLNLDTVGRLGANKLIVFGTGSAEEWVHLFNGAGFVTGVPIQPAPKDLGASDQVSFAEAGVPAIQLHSGPNVDYHRPSDTADKIDREGLIKVASVLKEATVYLTSRPGPLTSLLPQRRLGEAPPVPGRKVSLGTLPDFGYQGEGVQLEGVIAGSPADQAGLRKGDRIVRIGTTQIHDLRALSELLKTLHPGDRISLLFIRDGKEQTAEAVVKER